TAAAATTTGTTTGCCTTTGTCCTTGAAGTCTTGTGCGATCTGCTCCGGCGTCTTCTCACCCGAGAACAGCGCTTGGATATTCGGCTTCACCACTTGCTCCTTAAACTTCTTCTGATTACCTGAAGCTTCTGCATCAAGGTTCAGAGTCACCGGAATTTCCTTGAAGTTTGCGAAAATTTCCGCTGCCTTAATTGTAGATTCCGTACCGAGTCCTTTACCTTCATAAAACTCCGCCTGGGATTTACGTACGAAAGGCAATACCAATTCGTTGGCGGAATTACCGGCTTTCGCCCCGCTCAATCCTTCCATGATCAGGAATGTGTTCTTTGCATGCTCTTCGCCTTTATCCTTCTTCTGCTTGAACGCTACATAACCTTCACCAAACATGGATGTCTTCCGCTCAGCCCCGTCATTATGCGGAACCGGCAGCAGAACGAAGTCGATTTTCGCGCCTTGGACCGTACCGCTGTCGATATCCTTCGCACGGTTCTGCAGCATCACGTCATAGTAAGGGATCGCCTTGGACACGATCGCGGCTTCCTCGGCGTAGAACAGGTCCATCCGTTTTGCCGGCGTAATCGCGGCAGTCTCGGCAGGCAGATGACCGGCTTTCATCAGATCCGACACGAAGGTCATCGTATCCAGAATCCGTTCGTCGTTCCATTGGAACTCGCCTTTATCGTTCAATACGTCCGGCATGCCGTTGCTGCGCGTCAGCATTTCCATGAAGTCCAGCGAAGTGCCGTCCGTTACGAGCGCATATTGCGTATTGCCATTAGGAAGCTTCTTGGTCAACTTCTCGGCAGCTGCCTTGAACTCGGTCCAGGTCCAGCCGTTCTCTTGAATGGCCTTCCAGTCGATTCCCGCTTCTTCGAGGATCTTCTTGTTGCCGCCCCAAGCCCAAAGGGATTGGTACAGCGGAAGCCCATACTGCTTGCCCTGGATTTGACCCAGCTCAAGCGTTCCCGGCAGGTAGTCGTTTTTGATCTCGTCCGTAATATAAGGGGTCAGTTCCAGTGCCAGGCCTGTATCTACATAAGCGCCATCCACCGCGTGGAAGTAAAGATCAGGCGGGTTACCGGCATTCAGGGCCACGTCGAACTTCTTCGGACCTTCAGCCCAGGAGAGCACTTCGGTTTGGACCGTAATATGCGGATATTTTTCTTTCAGATCCGCTACATGCTCTTTCAACTCATCTTCGTATTTACCATGTACCGGATAAGTCCAGACGACAACCGTATCCTGCTTCGGTGCGGCTTCACCATTTCCTTCCGAAGTGGTTCCTGTTCCGCCTTCCGGAGTCTTCGCCCCGCCGGAACCGCCGCAAGCTGCGGTAAACACGAGCATTAAAGAAGCCAACAATGTAAGCCAACCTTTTTTCTTCATGTACTACTCCCCTTATCATTTATATATTTGTGGTTTTCGCTATGAACTACAACCGCTTGATCGCTTGCCGGCTCTCATCCAGGTATTTCACTGAATTCTCGTAATTCCGGCTGGCGACGCCAAGATATAAAATATCGATAAGATTAAGCTGCGTAATACGAGAGGACATCGCGCCACTGCGAATCTCGTTCTCCGTGGAGGAAGTGTACAAGGGAATGTCCACCGATCGGCTCAGGGTAGAATCGCCGTATTTGGTAATGCCAATCGTCTTGCATCCCTTCTCCTTCGCAATCGCTGCTGCGCGGATTACTTCATCCGTTTCACCGGAGTAGGAAATGCATACGGCCGCATCATCTGGAGTCAGCAGCACCGCCGAGGTGAGTTGAACATGAGGGTCCGGAAAAGATATGCATACCTTATTAATCCGCAAAAATTTCTGTTGGGCATCCATCCCGATCAGATTTGAAGCCCCTACCCCGAACATGAAAATGCGCTTCGACTGATCGAGGGCCAGAACGGCCTCTTCCACCTTCCCTTCCTCCATAATCTTCATCGTATCCCGAATCGATTGAATGTTGTTGTTCGAGACGTTCTGTATAATTGCAGAAATGCTGTCATTGGGCCGGATATC
This Paenibacillus sp. JZ16 DNA region includes the following protein-coding sequences:
- a CDS encoding MurR/RpiR family transcriptional regulator, whose product is MNGGLVRLREVYDSLNPSERKVAAFILQEPAEMIQMSVADLAVRSGSSQAAIVRLCKTMGFKGYQDLKLKVAGDLQEPLATGYQDIRPNDSISAIIQNVSNNNIQSIRDTMKIMEEGKVEEAVLALDQSKRIFMFGVGASNLIGMDAQQKFLRINKVCISFPDPHVQLTSAVLLTPDDAAVCISYSGETDEVIRAAAIAKEKGCKTIGITKYGDSTLSRSVDIPLYTSSTENEIRSGAMSSRITQLNLIDILYLGVASRNYENSVKYLDESRQAIKRL
- a CDS encoding ABC transporter substrate-binding protein, which gives rise to MKKKGWLTLLASLMLVFTAACGGSGGAKTPEGGTGTTSEGNGEAAPKQDTVVVWTYPVHGKYEDELKEHVADLKEKYPHITVQTEVLSWAEGPKKFDVALNAGNPPDLYFHAVDGAYVDTGLALELTPYITDEIKNDYLPGTLELGQIQGKQYGLPLYQSLWAWGGNKKILEEAGIDWKAIQENGWTWTEFKAAAEKLTKKLPNGNTQYALVTDGTSLDFMEMLTRSNGMPDVLNDKGEFQWNDERILDTMTFVSDLMKAGHLPAETAAITPAKRMDLFYAEEAAIVSKAIPYYDVMLQNRAKDIDSGTVQGAKIDFVLLPVPHNDGAERKTSMFGEGYVAFKQKKDKGEEHAKNTFLIMEGLSGAKAGNSANELVLPFVRKSQAEFYEGKGLGTESTIKAAEIFANFKEIPVTLNLDAEASGNQKKFKEQVVKPNIQALFSGEKTPEQIAQDFKDKGKQILGQ